The following are encoded in a window of Mycolicibacterium tusciae JS617 genomic DNA:
- the rfbC gene encoding dTDP-4-dehydrorhamnose 3,5-epimerase codes for MTFRELSVPGAWEITPRLHGDSRGAFFEWFTDSEFTALAGHRFDLRQANCSVSAAGTLRGVHFAQLPPSQAKYVGCLRGKVLDVVVDIRVGSPTFGQWDSVVLDDTDRRSIYVSEGLGHAFFALEDDSTVMYLCSAPYSPEREHTVNALDPALDIAWPKVDGGPILSDRDRAAPTLAEAEAAGLLPTWDETRAFADELRRR; via the coding sequence GTGACATTCCGCGAGCTTTCGGTGCCCGGCGCATGGGAGATCACCCCCCGCCTACACGGCGACTCACGGGGCGCTTTCTTCGAATGGTTCACCGATTCGGAGTTCACCGCGCTCGCCGGGCATCGGTTCGATCTGCGCCAGGCCAACTGCTCGGTATCGGCCGCCGGGACACTGCGCGGTGTGCATTTCGCCCAGCTGCCGCCGAGCCAGGCCAAGTACGTCGGATGCCTGCGCGGCAAGGTGCTCGACGTGGTCGTCGACATCAGGGTCGGGTCGCCGACCTTCGGACAGTGGGATTCGGTTGTCCTCGACGACACCGACCGGCGGTCCATTTACGTCTCCGAGGGCCTCGGCCACGCTTTCTTTGCGCTGGAAGACGATTCGACGGTGATGTACCTGTGCTCGGCGCCGTACAGCCCCGAACGGGAACACACGGTCAACGCGCTTGATCCCGCACTGGACATCGCCTGGCCGAAGGTCGACGGTGGGCCGATTCTGTCCGATCGGGACCGCGCCGCGCCGACGCTCGCCGAGGCCGAGGCCGCTGGCCTGCTGCCGACGTGGGACGAGACCCGGGCGTTCGCCGACGAGTTGCGGCGACGCTAG
- a CDS encoding CoA-acylating methylmalonate-semialdehyde dehydrogenase has protein sequence MTTQISHFIDGKRVAGQSTRTADVMNPSTGEVQAKVPMASRADVDAAVAGAAEAQKGWAAWNPQRRARVMMKFIELVNQNVDELAELLSLEHGKTVPDSKGDIQRGIEVIEFAIGIPHLIKGEYTEGAGTGIDVYSLRQPLGVVAGITPFNFPAMIPLWKAGPALACGNAFILKPSERDPSVPVRLAELFLEAGLPPGVFQVVHGDKEAVDAILEHPEIKAVGFVGSSDIAQYIYSNAAANGKRAQCFGGAKNHMIVMPDADMDNAVDALIGAGYGSAGERCMAISVAVPVGEQTADRLRARLVERVNELRVGHSLDPKADYGPLVTEAALARVKDYIQQGVDAGAEAVVDGRERASDELTFDEADLSKGYFIGPTLFDHVTPDMSIYTDEIFGPVLCIVRANDYEEALALPSEHEYGNGVAIFTRDGDTARDFVSRVQVGMVGVNVPIPVPVAYHSFGGWKRSGFGDLNQHGPSSIIFYTKTKTVTQRWPAGSHGAEFVIPTMK, from the coding sequence ATGACCACACAGATTTCGCATTTCATCGACGGCAAGCGCGTGGCCGGGCAATCCACTCGGACGGCCGATGTCATGAATCCCAGCACCGGCGAGGTGCAGGCCAAGGTGCCGATGGCTTCGCGGGCCGATGTCGACGCCGCCGTCGCCGGAGCCGCCGAGGCGCAAAAGGGGTGGGCGGCGTGGAACCCTCAGCGTCGCGCCCGCGTGATGATGAAGTTCATCGAGCTGGTCAACCAGAACGTCGACGAGTTGGCCGAACTCCTCTCCCTCGAACACGGCAAGACCGTCCCCGACTCCAAAGGCGACATCCAGCGCGGCATCGAGGTGATCGAGTTCGCGATCGGCATCCCGCATCTGATCAAGGGTGAGTACACCGAGGGCGCGGGCACCGGCATCGACGTCTACTCGCTGCGTCAGCCGCTCGGCGTGGTCGCCGGCATCACCCCGTTCAACTTCCCCGCGATGATCCCGCTGTGGAAGGCCGGTCCCGCGCTCGCGTGCGGCAACGCGTTCATCCTCAAGCCCAGCGAGCGTGACCCGTCGGTGCCTGTCCGGTTGGCCGAATTGTTCCTCGAGGCCGGCCTGCCGCCGGGCGTGTTCCAGGTGGTGCACGGCGACAAGGAAGCCGTCGACGCGATCCTCGAGCACCCCGAAATCAAGGCCGTCGGCTTCGTCGGCAGCTCCGATATCGCGCAGTACATCTACTCCAATGCGGCCGCCAACGGGAAGCGTGCGCAGTGCTTCGGCGGCGCCAAGAACCACATGATCGTGATGCCCGACGCCGATATGGACAACGCTGTCGACGCGCTGATCGGCGCGGGTTACGGCAGCGCGGGCGAGCGTTGCATGGCGATCAGTGTCGCGGTGCCCGTCGGCGAGCAGACCGCAGACCGGCTACGCGCCAGGCTGGTCGAGCGCGTCAACGAATTGCGCGTCGGCCACAGCCTCGACCCGAAGGCCGACTACGGCCCGCTGGTCACCGAGGCCGCGCTGGCCCGGGTCAAGGACTACATCCAGCAGGGCGTGGACGCAGGCGCCGAGGCCGTCGTCGACGGCCGTGAACGCGCCAGCGACGAACTGACCTTCGACGAAGCCGACCTGTCGAAGGGTTACTTCATCGGCCCGACACTGTTCGACCACGTCACCCCCGACATGTCGATATACACCGACGAGATCTTCGGCCCGGTGCTGTGCATCGTGCGCGCCAACGATTACGAAGAGGCACTCGCGCTGCCATCCGAGCACGAATACGGCAACGGCGTGGCGATCTTCACCCGCGACGGCGACACTGCGCGCGACTTCGTATCCCGGGTGCAGGTCGGGATGGTCGGCGTGAACGTGCCGATCCCGGTCCCCGTGGCCTACCACAGCTTCGGCGGCTGGAAGCGCTCTGGCTTCGGCGATCTGAATCAGCACGGACCCTCGTCGATCATCTTCTACACGAAGACCAAGACGGTGACGCAGCGTTGGCCCGCGGGCAGCCACGGTGCCGAGTTCGTCATCCCGACCATGAAGTAG
- a CDS encoding acyl-CoA dehydrogenase family protein yields the protein MDYFGLDEHERVIAETAAAFAEKRLAPYALEWDDSHHFPTDVLREAAKLGMAAIYCREDVGGSELRRLDAVRIFEQLATADPTIASFLSIHNMCAWMVDTYGTDEQRKSWLPRLASMEAIASYCLTEPGAGSDAGALRTKAVRTGSSGGDYVLDGVKQFISGAGSSDVYVVMARTGGDGPRGISAFLVEKDTPGLSFGAYEDKMGWNAQPTAQVILEGARVPADAMLGGVDGEGTGFGIAMNGLNGGRINIAACSLGGAQAAHDKARSYLADRQAFGGSLLDEPTIRFALADMATTLQASRTLLWRAASALDENHPEKVELCAMAKRFVTDACFDVADQALQLHGGYGYLREYGLEKIVRDLRVHRILEGTNEIMRVVIGRAEAARARASA from the coding sequence ATGGACTACTTCGGGCTCGACGAGCACGAACGCGTGATCGCCGAGACGGCGGCCGCGTTCGCCGAGAAGCGGCTCGCGCCATACGCGTTGGAGTGGGACGACAGCCACCACTTCCCCACCGACGTGTTGCGCGAGGCCGCCAAACTCGGGATGGCGGCGATCTACTGCCGGGAGGATGTCGGCGGTAGCGAGCTGCGCCGGCTGGACGCCGTGCGGATCTTCGAGCAGTTGGCGACGGCCGACCCGACCATCGCCTCATTCTTGTCGATTCACAACATGTGTGCGTGGATGGTCGACACGTACGGGACTGACGAGCAGCGCAAGTCGTGGTTGCCGCGGCTGGCCTCGATGGAGGCGATCGCCAGTTATTGCCTGACCGAGCCGGGCGCCGGATCGGATGCGGGGGCGTTGCGCACCAAGGCGGTCCGCACCGGGTCAAGCGGTGGAGACTATGTGCTCGACGGCGTCAAGCAGTTCATCTCCGGGGCCGGATCATCCGACGTGTACGTCGTCATGGCCCGCACGGGCGGCGACGGCCCACGAGGCATCTCTGCCTTTCTCGTCGAGAAGGACACGCCAGGACTGAGTTTCGGTGCATACGAGGACAAGATGGGATGGAATGCCCAACCCACCGCGCAGGTGATCTTGGAAGGTGCGCGGGTTCCCGCCGATGCGATGCTCGGCGGCGTCGACGGTGAGGGCACTGGGTTCGGCATCGCGATGAACGGACTCAACGGTGGCCGCATCAATATCGCCGCGTGCTCGCTCGGCGGCGCCCAGGCGGCCCACGACAAGGCGCGCAGCTATCTGGCGGACAGACAGGCATTCGGCGGCTCGCTCCTCGACGAACCGACCATAAGGTTCGCCCTCGCGGATATGGCGACGACGTTGCAGGCTTCACGAACCTTGTTGTGGCGCGCGGCATCCGCGCTCGACGAGAACCATCCGGAGAAGGTCGAACTGTGCGCGATGGCCAAACGCTTTGTCACCGACGCCTGCTTCGACGTAGCCGATCAGGCGCTGCAACTACACGGCGGCTACGGGTACCTGCGCGAATACGGACTCGAGAAGATCGTGCGCGATCTGCGGGTGCATCGAATCCTCGAGGGCACCAACGAAATCATGCGTGTGGTCATAGGTCGGGCCGAAGCGGCCCGGGCCCGCGCGTCGGCTTAA